In one window of Spiroplasma corruscae DNA:
- a CDS encoding nucleotide exchange factor GrpE has translation MDIKSNKDIFELINKLKKELDQLKPQPQQSNKQVEEVEQSKDNKNLSKKSKDNKDEENQNNQELSDIEKLELSFVELIEKNQKLEEDKLMAIADNQNTVKRFQNEYLVIKKYGGEKLASNILPAIDMFRSVISSSPENPEIKNYLMGFEMIINQIDQALSNSGVSIIEVKEGDDFNPEIHSAIEQIETDKYSSGKITNVISNGYKLHDRVIKHANVKVAK, from the coding sequence ATGGATATTAAAAGTAACAAGGACATATTTGAACTTATTAATAAGTTAAAAAAGGAACTTGATCAACTAAAGCCTCAACCTCAACAATCAAATAAACAAGTTGAAGAAGTTGAGCAAAGCAAAGATAACAAAAATTTAAGTAAAAAATCGAAAGATAATAAAGATGAAGAAAATCAAAATAATCAAGAATTATCAGATATTGAGAAGTTGGAGCTTAGCTTTGTAGAACTAATCGAGAAGAATCAAAAACTTGAAGAAGATAAACTAATGGCTATTGCAGATAATCAAAATACTGTCAAACGTTTCCAAAATGAATATCTTGTAATAAAAAAATATGGTGGAGAAAAGTTAGCATCAAATATTCTACCAGCTATTGATATGTTTAGAAGTGTTATAAGTTCATCTCCAGAAAATCCTGAGATTAAAAATTATTTAATGGGTTTTGAAATGATTATTAATCAAATTGATCAAGCATTAAGCAACTCAGGAGTATCAATTATAGAAGTTAAAGAAGGAGACGACTTTAACCCAGAAATTCACTCAGCTATTGAACAAATTGAAACTGATAAATATAGTAGCGGGAAAATTACTAATGTAATCTCAAATGGATATAAATTGCATGACAGAGTAATTAAGCATGCAAATGTAAAAGTAGCAAAATAG
- the hemW gene encoding radical SAM family heme chaperone HemW, whose translation MKIQSINKNINSLYVHIPFCEHICFYCDFVKVKKPTKNEKVIYDYLDNLEKELLAYGDRLNHLQTIYIGGGTPSCLDEKQTIRMCEILNKYVNKCTIEYTIELNPESVTKEKLLIYKNNNINRLSMGIQTFDNSLLKKVGRIHDNKEAIDAYKLIRQVGFDNVSIDLMYNLFDQEAKNIETDLNYIKELKPDHISWYSLIMKEKSIWGKLKYKKPSKDEDFDILVNKGLKKLGYVRYEISNYSLKDEKKSLHNISYWNSDLFAGVGVGASGFEIIDNKYYLTCNEGNFLSYKKKYELVSENDFYFQVLMMGLRLIGGINLEIEINKYAYKAYEEKINENINKNFLEVKDNHLKCTERGLNILNEILVSLL comes from the coding sequence TTGAAAATTCAATCAATAAACAAAAATATTAATAGTTTATATGTTCACATTCCTTTTTGTGAACATATTTGTTTTTACTGTGATTTTGTAAAAGTAAAAAAGCCAACAAAAAATGAAAAAGTAATATATGATTATTTAGATAATCTAGAAAAAGAGTTGTTGGCATATGGAGATAGATTAAATCATCTACAAACTATTTACATTGGTGGTGGGACTCCAAGTTGTTTGGATGAAAAGCAAACAATAAGAATGTGTGAGATATTAAATAAGTATGTTAATAAATGTACTATAGAATATACAATCGAATTAAATCCTGAATCTGTAACAAAAGAGAAATTATTAATATATAAAAATAATAATATAAATAGACTAAGTATGGGAATACAAACTTTTGATAACTCGTTGCTTAAGAAAGTTGGTAGAATTCACGACAATAAAGAAGCCATTGATGCATACAAATTAATCAGGCAAGTTGGCTTTGATAACGTAAGTATAGATTTAATGTATAACTTATTTGATCAAGAAGCAAAGAATATAGAAACTGATTTAAACTATATAAAGGAATTAAAACCAGATCACATATCTTGATATTCACTAATCATGAAAGAAAAATCAATATGGGGCAAGTTAAAATATAAGAAACCTTCAAAAGATGAAGATTTTGATATTCTAGTTAACAAAGGATTAAAAAAGTTAGGGTATGTGAGATATGAAATATCTAACTACTCATTAAAAGATGAAAAGAAATCGTTACATAATATATCGTATTGGAATTCTGATTTATTTGCTGGAGTTGGTGTTGGTGCAAGTGGTTTTGAAATAATTGATAATAAGTATTATTTAACTTGTAATGAGGGTAACTTTCTTAGCTACAAAAAAAAGTACGAATTAGTAAGTGAAAATGACTTTTATTTTCAAGTATTAATGATGGGTTTACGCTTAATAGGTGGAATAAACTTAGAAATTGAAATTAATAAATATGCATATAAAGCATATGAAGAAAAAATTAATGAGAATATTAATAAAAACTTTTTAGAAGTAAAAGATAATCATTTAAAATGTACAGAACGTGGTTTAAATATATTAAATGAAATATTAGTATCTTTATTATAA
- a CDS encoding DnaJ C-terminal domain-containing protein, protein MAKKRDYYEVLGVDKNASEDEIKRAYRKLAKKYHPDISKEDNAEEKFKEATEAAEVLLDNKKRKAYDQFGHDGLSGFGSSFSGFGSGFNDFFSNMGGGSGNDFFSDIFSSFFGGNSSGFSSGSRSSNSRSSRAKDIILEINLSIKELLFGVDKEVNLDLVCECESCKGVGALSKSDISTCDTCKGQGVVTVVQDMGIAKFQTQQACPKCKGEGKIIKNPCKDCKGDGCYVKNRTIKIPIPKGLTVGQQIVMRGIGNYSSASKTKGNIYINIDLKSSKKLQIIDDYDIKYKFDLSYIDALLCKEIKIDTLDGEKTVKITKGIKNNDIIQVKGLGLYKGVKTSQRGNLLLEINIVIPDNLSSSEKDAFELLDKETKFKVENNLKE, encoded by the coding sequence ATGGCAAAAAAACGTGATTATTATGAAGTTCTAGGAGTAGATAAAAACGCTTCTGAAGACGAAATAAAGAGAGCTTATCGTAAGCTTGCTAAAAAATATCACCCTGATATTTCAAAAGAAGATAATGCAGAAGAAAAATTTAAGGAAGCTACAGAAGCTGCTGAGGTATTATTAGATAACAAAAAACGTAAAGCTTATGATCAATTTGGACATGACGGTTTAAGCGGATTTGGTTCTTCTTTCAGCGGATTTGGTTCTGGTTTCAATGATTTCTTTTCAAATATGGGTGGAGGAAGTGGCAATGACTTCTTCTCTGACATATTTTCAAGTTTTTTTGGAGGTAATAGTTCAGGATTCTCTTCTGGTTCAAGAAGTTCAAATTCTAGATCATCTAGAGCAAAAGATATTATTTTAGAAATAAATTTAAGTATTAAAGAGTTACTATTTGGTGTTGATAAAGAAGTTAATTTAGACTTAGTTTGCGAATGTGAATCTTGTAAAGGTGTAGGGGCACTCTCTAAATCAGATATTTCAACTTGTGATACCTGCAAAGGGCAAGGTGTTGTTACGGTCGTTCAAGATATGGGTATTGCAAAGTTTCAAACACAACAAGCATGTCCTAAATGTAAGGGTGAAGGAAAAATAATTAAAAATCCTTGCAAAGATTGTAAGGGTGATGGATGTTATGTTAAAAACAGAACTATTAAAATACCGATTCCAAAAGGTCTAACCGTTGGTCAGCAAATTGTTATGAGGGGTATCGGAAACTACTCTTCGGCATCAAAAACAAAAGGTAATATATATATAAATATTGATCTAAAGTCATCAAAAAAACTACAAATCATAGATGATTATGATATAAAATATAAATTTGATCTAAGCTACATTGATGCTTTATTGTGTAAAGAAATTAAAATAGACACTCTTGATGGTGAAAAAACTGTAAAAATTACCAAAGGAATAAAAAATAATGATATTATTCAAGTTAAAGGTTTAGGGCTTTATAAAGGAGTCAAAACTTCTCAACGTGGTAATCTTTTATTAGAAATTAATATAGTTATTCCTGACAATTTATCATCATCAGAAAAAGATGCATTTGAGTTACTTGATAAAGAAACAAAATTTAAAGTAGAAAATAATTTAAAAGAGTAG
- a CDS encoding TIGR04561 family membrane protein has protein sequence MTNLLDFSFKVLDFTLPLWVVLVVFVLIGAICLGSYLFILLKKKRKYIYEKEEVSVDEFKRLEKFETQRNDFEMEIAKIKKSRKSYSKAK, from the coding sequence ATGACAAACTTGCTTGATTTCTCATTTAAAGTGCTTGATTTTACACTACCTTTATGAGTTGTTCTAGTAGTTTTTGTTTTAATTGGAGCAATTTGTCTAGGGTCTTATTTATTTATACTACTGAAGAAGAAACGTAAATATATTTATGAAAAAGAAGAAGTTAGTGTAGATGAATTTAAGAGACTGGAAAAATTTGAAACTCAAAGAAATGATTTTGAAATGGAAATTGCAAAAATAAAGAAATCTAGAAAATCTTATTCTAAAGCAAAATAA
- a CDS encoding ABC transporter ATP-binding protein: MKLIEIKNLTKSYRNKVILEDISIDINEGESVAFLGKNGAGKTTLVEMIAKINKPTKGDIKINIDRNIKQEIGIQFQDGNWPSGLCAADIIEFYITVFPNFSRKKFDVLDDTFEIKSFFKTPLNRLSGGQKQRFNALLSIINDPKIIILDELTTGLDMELQFKILEFFKQKIQKKQTLLIVSHHPEEVETLCSRVIIIDNKKVLLDKSIENVKKDFGSVRNLMEKFYKGDLNEK; encoded by the coding sequence ATGAAGCTTATAGAAATAAAAAATCTAACTAAAAGTTATAGAAATAAAGTTATATTAGAAGATATATCTATAGATATTAATGAAGGGGAATCTGTTGCATTTTTGGGTAAAAATGGCGCAGGTAAAACTACTTTAGTTGAAATGATTGCAAAAATTAATAAACCTACAAAAGGGGATATTAAGATAAATATTGACAGAAACATTAAACAAGAAATAGGTATTCAGTTTCAAGATGGAAATTGACCGTCAGGTTTATGTGCAGCAGATATTATTGAATTTTATATAACAGTATTTCCAAACTTCTCTAGAAAGAAATTTGACGTTCTTGATGATACATTTGAAATAAAATCATTTTTTAAAACACCTTTGAATAGACTAAGTGGTGGTCAAAAACAACGTTTTAATGCACTGCTTTCCATCATAAATGATCCAAAAATAATTATATTAGATGAATTAACTACTGGATTAGATATGGAACTACAATTTAAGATTCTAGAATTTTTTAAGCAAAAAATTCAAAAAAAACAAACATTATTAATTGTTTCTCATCATCCAGAAGAAGTAGAAACACTATGTAGCAGGGTTATAATAATTGATAATAAAAAAGTATTACTTGATAAAAGTATAGAAAATGTAAAAAAAGATTTTGGAAGTGTTAGAAATTTAATGGAAAAGTTTTACAAAGGTGATTTAAATGAAAAATAA
- a CDS encoding ATP-dependent Clp protease ATP-binding subunit — protein MDFNQRPDPMNDPEILNKYTRNLTQDAKEGKIDPIIGRDDEIMRVIRILSRKTKNNPVLIGEPGVGKTAIAEGLAHRINKGEVPSNLRNKKILELDMGSVMAGASFLGDYEARIKGIVNAIQKENGEVILFIDELHLIVGAGKTGNGGGMDVSNLLKPSLARGGIKVIGATTLKEYREYIEKDAALERRFQKVYVSEPTIDETISILRGLKERFETYHGVRIHDNALIAAAVLSDRYISDRFLPDKAIDLVDEASATIKTEIASVPTELYQLNRKIMQLEIEKAALSKETDDKSIERLEQCQKELESLKQEQEKLNTKWESEKKVLANINKYRSTIDQLKLELETAQSEGKFERAGEIQYSLLPALQKQLNTSLDGKKEKLISEEVSEDEIAKIISKWTGIKIENLIESEKQKLLHLGSNLKKMVKGQSHVIELIADSILRSRSGIKDPSKPIGSFLFLGPTGVGKTEVARSLAKTLFGSEKKMIRFDMSEYMEKQSVSKLIGSPPGYVGYEEGGRLTEAVRRSPYSIVLFDEVEKAHPDVFNVFLQILDDGRITDSLGKTVDFKNTIIIMTSNIASEYLMSTPIEMIDQEVIDKELKNYFRPEFVNRIDNVITFNPLSKEIIKEIITKTLNELKERVLINNDYLLNFTDATIDKILEEGYNKEYGARPIKRYIEKNLETLIARAIVSEEIEPKRNYVVDVQNGKFIITSSNKLN, from the coding sequence ATGGATTTTAATCAAAGACCAGATCCTATGAATGATCCAGAAATATTAAATAAATATACTAGGAACTTAACACAGGACGCAAAAGAGGGAAAAATTGATCCCATTATTGGTAGGGATGATGAAATAATGAGAGTCATCAGAATACTAAGTAGAAAAACAAAAAATAACCCTGTATTAATTGGTGAACCAGGAGTTGGTAAAACAGCTATTGCAGAAGGACTTGCTCATAGAATTAATAAAGGTGAGGTACCGAGTAATTTAAGAAATAAAAAAATACTTGAATTGGACATGGGAAGTGTAATGGCTGGTGCAAGTTTTTTGGGAGATTATGAAGCCAGAATAAAAGGTATCGTTAATGCAATTCAAAAAGAAAATGGAGAAGTAATATTATTTATTGATGAATTACATTTGATTGTTGGTGCTGGTAAAACTGGTAATGGTGGTGGAATGGATGTATCAAACCTACTAAAACCTTCATTAGCAAGAGGCGGGATAAAAGTAATTGGTGCAACTACATTAAAAGAATATAGAGAATATATTGAAAAGGATGCCGCACTTGAAAGAAGATTTCAAAAGGTATATGTATCAGAACCTACTATTGATGAAACCATTTCAATTCTAAGAGGATTAAAAGAAAGATTTGAAACTTATCATGGAGTTAGAATTCATGATAATGCATTAATTGCTGCAGCTGTTTTAAGTGATCGTTATATTTCAGATAGATTCTTACCTGATAAAGCAATCGATTTAGTAGACGAAGCAAGTGCAACAATAAAGACTGAAATCGCATCAGTCCCAACTGAGTTATATCAATTAAACAGAAAAATAATGCAATTAGAAATTGAAAAAGCAGCATTGTCTAAAGAAACAGATGATAAATCAATTGAAAGATTAGAACAATGTCAAAAGGAACTTGAATCATTAAAACAAGAACAAGAAAAGTTAAATACTAAATGAGAAAGTGAAAAGAAAGTTTTAGCAAATATTAATAAGTATAGATCTACAATTGATCAGCTTAAGTTAGAACTTGAAACTGCACAATCAGAAGGTAAGTTTGAAAGAGCTGGAGAAATTCAATATTCATTACTACCGGCGCTACAAAAACAACTGAATACATCACTTGATGGAAAAAAAGAAAAACTTATTTCTGAAGAAGTTTCCGAAGATGAAATTGCAAAAATAATTTCTAAATGAACAGGAATTAAAATAGAAAACTTGATAGAAAGTGAAAAACAAAAACTACTGCATTTAGGAAGTAATTTAAAAAAAATGGTAAAAGGTCAAAGTCATGTAATTGAATTAATTGCTGATTCAATACTAAGAAGCAGAAGTGGTATAAAAGACCCAAGCAAACCAATTGGTAGTTTCTTATTTTTAGGTCCAACAGGAGTTGGTAAAACAGAGGTAGCAAGATCATTAGCTAAAACATTATTTGGTAGTGAGAAGAAAATGATTAGGTTTGATATGTCAGAATATATGGAAAAACAATCTGTATCAAAACTTATAGGGTCACCACCAGGTTATGTTGGTTATGAAGAAGGTGGAAGATTAACAGAAGCTGTTCGTAGATCACCATATTCAATAGTATTATTTGATGAAGTAGAAAAAGCACACCCAGATGTATTCAATGTGTTCTTACAAATATTAGATGATGGAAGAATAACTGATTCTCTTGGTAAAACTGTTGATTTCAAAAATACAATTATAATTATGACTTCAAATATAGCTTCAGAATATTTAATGAGTACGCCAATAGAAATGATTGACCAAGAAGTAATTGATAAGGAATTAAAAAATTACTTTAGACCAGAATTTGTTAATAGAATTGATAATGTAATTACTTTTAACCCATTATCAAAAGAAATTATTAAAGAAATTATTACTAAAACATTAAATGAGTTAAAAGAAAGAGTATTGATTAATAATGACTACTTACTAAATTTCACTGATGCTACAATTGATAAAATACTAGAAGAAGGTTATAACAAAGAATACGGTGCAAGACCTATAAAAAGATATATTGAAAAAAACTTGGAAACTTTAATTGCAAGAGCAATTGTTTCAGAAGAAATTGAACCAAAAAGAAATTATGTTGTTGACGTCCAAAATGGCAAATTTATAATAACTTCATCAAATAAATTAAATTAG
- the dnaK gene encoding molecular chaperone DnaK, with translation MAKEKIIGIDLGTTNSCVAIMEGGQPMVLENPEGQRTTPSVVAFKNSDIIVGGAAKRQAVTNPNTAISIKRDMGTNKKTKLENKDYTPEQISAEILRYLKKYAEEKLGTKITKAVITVPAYFNDAQRKATKDAGKIAGLDVERIINEPTAAALAYGIDKKDKEMKVLVYDLGGGTFDVSLLELADGTYDVLSTSGDNMLGGDDFDKKIMDWIADKIKKEANIDLSKDKMALQRFKDEAEKAKINLSSQVETEINLPFIAMNESGPVNFSTKLSRAEFEKMTKDLVERTKKPVLDALAEAKLKATDINQVLLVGGSTRIPAVQNLVKSLLGKEPNRTINPDEVVAMGAAIQGGVLAGDVTDVLLLDVTPLTLGIETMGGVMTPLITRNTTIPTEKSQVFSTAADNQPAVDINVLQGERPMASDNKSLGQFQLTGIKPAPKGVPQIEVTFKIDVNGIVSVTAKDKDTNEEKTITISNSGSLSEDEIKRMVKEAEENHEADEKKRKNIELKNKAESYLNIIESSLSEASDQVSEEQKKQSEELAKEIRELITKEDYEALDKKMSDLEQAMKAASDLMAQQAQAKVDENKDSKEEEEKK, from the coding sequence ATGGCAAAAGAAAAAATTATAGGAATAGATTTAGGTACAACCAATTCTTGTGTTGCAATTATGGAAGGTGGACAACCAATGGTTTTAGAAAACCCTGAAGGTCAAAGAACTACACCATCAGTTGTTGCATTTAAAAATAGTGATATTATAGTTGGTGGAGCTGCAAAAAGACAAGCAGTTACAAATCCAAATACTGCAATCTCAATTAAGAGAGATATGGGGACTAATAAAAAAACTAAATTAGAAAACAAAGATTATACACCTGAACAAATATCAGCTGAAATACTTAGATACTTAAAAAAATATGCTGAAGAAAAATTAGGAACAAAAATAACTAAAGCTGTTATAACTGTTCCAGCATACTTTAATGATGCACAACGTAAAGCAACAAAAGACGCAGGTAAAATCGCTGGTCTAGATGTTGAAAGAATTATTAACGAACCTACTGCTGCAGCATTAGCATACGGTATTGATAAAAAAGATAAAGAAATGAAAGTTTTAGTTTATGACCTAGGTGGAGGGACATTTGACGTTTCATTACTTGAATTAGCAGATGGAACATATGATGTATTATCAACATCAGGAGACAATATGCTTGGTGGAGATGACTTTGATAAAAAAATCATGGATTGAATAGCAGATAAAATTAAAAAAGAAGCTAATATTGATTTATCAAAAGATAAAATGGCATTACAAAGATTCAAAGATGAAGCTGAAAAAGCAAAAATTAATTTATCTAGTCAAGTTGAAACTGAAATAAACTTACCATTTATAGCAATGAATGAAAGTGGCCCAGTTAACTTTTCAACAAAATTATCAAGAGCAGAGTTTGAAAAAATGACTAAAGATTTAGTGGAAAGAACTAAAAAACCTGTATTAGATGCTTTAGCAGAAGCTAAGTTAAAAGCAACTGATATTAATCAAGTTTTATTAGTTGGTGGTTCAACAAGAATACCTGCAGTTCAAAATTTAGTTAAATCTTTATTAGGTAAAGAACCAAATAGAACTATTAACCCAGATGAAGTTGTTGCTATGGGAGCAGCAATTCAAGGTGGAGTTCTTGCTGGTGATGTAACTGATGTATTATTACTTGATGTTACTCCATTAACTTTAGGTATTGAAACAATGGGTGGAGTTATGACACCTTTAATTACAAGAAACACAACAATACCAACAGAAAAATCACAAGTATTCTCAACAGCTGCTGATAATCAACCAGCCGTTGATATAAATGTTTTACAAGGTGAAAGACCAATGGCTTCAGATAATAAATCATTAGGTCAATTCCAATTAACTGGAATTAAACCTGCTCCAAAAGGAGTTCCTCAAATAGAAGTTACCTTTAAAATTGACGTTAACGGAATTGTTTCAGTAACAGCAAAAGATAAAGATACAAATGAAGAAAAAACTATTACAATTTCAAATTCTGGAAGTTTAAGTGAAGATGAAATAAAACGTATGGTTAAAGAAGCTGAAGAAAACCACGAAGCTGATGAGAAAAAACGTAAAAATATTGAATTAAAGAATAAAGCAGAAAGTTATTTAAATATAATTGAATCTTCATTATCAGAAGCTAGCGATCAAGTTAGCGAAGAACAAAAAAAACAATCAGAAGAACTTGCTAAAGAAATTAGAGAGTTAATTACTAAAGAAGATTACGAAGCTTTAGATAAAAAAATGTCTGATTTAGAACAAGCAATGAAAGCTGCATCAGACTTGATGGCACAACAAGCGCAAGCAAAAGTTGATGAGAATAAAGATTCTAAAGAAGAAGAAGAGAAAAAATAG
- a CDS encoding MSC_0882 family membrane protein has protein sequence MGKVFDFFKPNNQNNQQNIPVAGNFVAPNQNMQAPNYNQLPSNQYNTNQPLPIYNQQQYNQYQQPQYNNQYQPPQQVDIQSYQQNLINSIKPRYNNIQEFNNLEPQSNYSNGGYQPNNYFNQGYGQGAGNYNHQEHQFNNYGVQYNNQNHDIFNYENNLYNRNNEPLNQNHYNQNYVNQNYVNQNEIRNDKYFKSFNNYPNQQSYNDQAIREMYLDPNSYYNNRMHSGYEEFSNGNQFYNNGNNYSYNQNYNYANASANNYNSYKKDNSYKKRLKEASIIPKEIGREIRSEKLRVFILFMVGSIGIIITSLMLAIYYKTDENISKFIGVQKEKVMYPFFSILLLIISVGFFGVSLTDFTLLFSNVRKYERDLIMGNESIPYFITRNYKALISRAIYINWICFSTYIFGSIILGILYSLQSQAGKTAYILFWDIGTLKTLQSEITVNIIILLVALLVHVFNIITTRNRKNNIISYYGYEIIPEQEIKNIKKRANKICIIIFCVVMLLLLFLILIPWLIIRRKRGQSLKPWKFNQ, from the coding sequence ATGGGCAAAGTATTTGATTTTTTTAAACCAAATAATCAAAATAATCAGCAAAACATTCCTGTTGCTGGTAATTTTGTTGCGCCTAATCAAAACATGCAGGCCCCAAATTATAATCAATTACCATCAAATCAGTATAATACAAACCAACCACTACCGATATATAATCAACAACAGTATAATCAATATCAGCAACCTCAATATAACAATCAATATCAACCACCACAACAGGTCGATATTCAGTCTTATCAACAAAATCTAATTAACAGTATAAAACCAAGATATAATAATATACAAGAATTTAATAATTTAGAACCTCAAAGTAACTATTCTAATGGAGGTTATCAACCTAATAATTATTTCAATCAAGGTTATGGTCAAGGTGCAGGAAACTATAATCACCAAGAACATCAATTTAATAATTATGGTGTGCAATATAACAATCAAAACCATGATATTTTCAACTATGAAAATAATTTGTATAATAGAAATAATGAACCACTAAATCAAAATCATTATAATCAAAACTACGTAAATCAAAACTACGTAAATCAAAACGAAATACGTAATGATAAATACTTTAAATCATTTAATAATTATCCAAATCAACAATCTTATAATGATCAGGCTATTAGAGAAATGTATTTAGATCCTAACTCTTATTATAATAATAGAATGCATTCTGGTTATGAAGAGTTTTCAAATGGTAATCAATTTTATAATAATGGAAATAATTATAGTTATAACCAGAATTATAATTATGCTAATGCAAGTGCTAACAATTATAATTCTTACAAGAAAGATAATAGTTATAAGAAAAGACTTAAAGAAGCTAGTATAATTCCAAAAGAAATTGGTAGAGAAATTAGAAGTGAAAAACTTAGAGTATTTATACTATTTATGGTTGGTTCAATTGGTATTATTATTACATCACTTATGCTTGCGATTTATTATAAAACAGATGAAAACATATCTAAGTTTATTGGTGTTCAAAAAGAAAAGGTTATGTATCCTTTCTTCTCAATTTTATTATTAATAATATCAGTAGGATTTTTTGGTGTTAGTTTAACTGATTTTACTTTATTATTTTCAAATGTAAGAAAATATGAACGAGATTTAATAATGGGCAATGAATCAATTCCATATTTTATAACTAGAAACTATAAAGCATTAATATCAAGAGCAATTTATATTAACTGAATTTGTTTTTCTACTTACATATTTGGCTCAATAATACTTGGAATCCTTTATTCATTACAATCACAAGCAGGTAAAACTGCTTATATATTGTTCTGAGATATTGGAACATTGAAGACTTTACAGTCTGAAATAACTGTTAATATAATTATTCTATTAGTAGCGTTATTAGTACATGTTTTTAATATTATTACTACAAGAAACAGAAAAAATAATATTATTTCTTATTATGGGTATGAAATAATACCAGAACAAGAAATTAAGAATATTAAAAAAAGAGCTAATAAAATATGTATTATTATATTCTGTGTTGTTATGCTTTTATTATTATTCCTAATACTTATCCCATGATTAATTATTAGAAGAAAAAGGGGACAATCATTAAAACCTTGAAAATTCAATCAATAA
- the hrcA gene encoding heat-inducible transcriptional repressor HrcA, translated as MMLSKRQDQILKAIIEEYIKTAFPVGSKRIHEVIEIEVSPATIRNESVLLEEQGYIEKAHTSSGRVPSTKGYRYYVDNLMKVNNYDDIKTKIELIFAKRDITVDEILDKTSVLISEMTKLATIVVTSNEVDEVTLSKVELIQLTKNKAAVLFVLSNGNIQNKTINLDNVALNDLMISIDLFNERLVNSKISEIETKSQIIIPILKKQVKKYEFILQTLVGALIHTESNKSKTSGVKYLLENPEFNDPKKIKSIIEFIETASPFAWFNSQSKKGSKTSVAIGFETGIENDDIAVVKTDFTTNFGNKASLALVGPKRIEYDKVSDLLDWIRKKIETKFLGEE; from the coding sequence ATGATGCTAAGTAAACGTCAAGATCAAATTTTAAAGGCTATTATTGAGGAGTATATTAAAACTGCATTTCCGGTAGGTTCAAAAAGAATTCATGAAGTAATCGAAATTGAAGTTTCACCGGCGACTATTAGGAATGAATCAGTACTTTTAGAAGAGCAAGGCTATATTGAAAAGGCTCACACTTCTTCAGGAAGAGTTCCCTCTACAAAAGGTTATCGGTATTATGTGGATAACTTAATGAAGGTAAATAATTATGATGATATTAAAACTAAAATAGAATTAATATTTGCCAAGAGAGATATTACTGTTGATGAAATACTAGATAAAACATCAGTTTTAATAAGTGAAATGACTAAGTTAGCTACAATTGTTGTAACTTCTAATGAAGTAGATGAAGTAACATTATCAAAAGTTGAATTAATTCAGTTAACTAAAAATAAAGCCGCAGTGTTATTTGTATTATCGAATGGTAATATACAAAATAAAACAATAAATCTTGATAATGTAGCATTAAACGATTTAATGATTTCAATAGATTTGTTTAACGAAAGATTGGTAAACTCAAAAATATCAGAAATTGAAACAAAATCGCAAATCATTATTCCAATATTAAAAAAACAAGTAAAAAAATATGAATTTATACTTCAAACATTAGTTGGTGCATTGATTCATACTGAGTCTAATAAATCTAAAACAAGTGGTGTTAAATATTTATTAGAAAATCCTGAATTTAATGATCCTAAAAAAATCAAAAGTATAATAGAGTTCATAGAAACAGCTTCACCTTTTGCTTGATTCAATTCACAAAGTAAGAAAGGTTCAAAAACTTCTGTAGCAATTGGATTTGAGACAGGTATTGAAAATGATGATATAGCTGTTGTAAAAACTGATTTTACAACAAATTTTGGAAATAAAGCATCACTTGCTTTGGTTGGACCTAAAAGAATTGAATATGATAAAGTTTCGGATCTTTTAGATTGAATAAGGAAAAAAATAGAAACGAAATTTTTAGGAGAGGAGTAA